A single window of Actinoallomurus bryophytorum DNA harbors:
- a CDS encoding quinone oxidoreductase family protein, with protein MRAVGVTRFGGPEALEVVELDDPHPAAGEIRIRVHAATVNPTDTLFRAGVTSAALRDRQPPYVPGMDVAGVVDEVGEGARQSVGDDVMAITLPRSSLGGGYAERVIVPTDSATAMPVGASYAEASTLPMNGLTAQLTLDLLALEPGRTLAVTGAAGAYGGYVVQLAKARGLRVVADSSPEDEPLVRRLGADMIVARGDGVALRIRQVAPDGVDAVADGAVIGTPVLPAIRDGGAIAVVRGFEGETERGITVHPVWVSEYAREWDKLDELRRLAGTGDVTLRVAHTYPPENAPDAHRALEAGGIRGRLVIMFD; from the coding sequence ATGAGAGCAGTAGGCGTTACACGATTCGGCGGGCCCGAGGCACTGGAGGTCGTCGAACTCGACGACCCCCATCCCGCGGCCGGCGAGATACGCATCCGGGTGCACGCGGCGACCGTGAACCCGACCGACACCCTGTTCCGCGCCGGCGTGACGAGTGCGGCGCTGCGCGACCGGCAGCCACCGTACGTCCCCGGCATGGACGTGGCCGGGGTCGTGGACGAGGTCGGCGAGGGCGCCCGCCAGTCCGTCGGCGACGACGTCATGGCCATCACCCTGCCCCGCAGCAGCCTCGGCGGCGGGTACGCCGAGCGCGTCATCGTGCCGACCGACTCGGCCACCGCGATGCCGGTCGGCGCGAGCTACGCCGAGGCGTCCACGCTGCCGATGAACGGCCTGACCGCACAGCTGACGCTGGACCTGCTCGCGCTCGAGCCCGGTCGTACGCTGGCGGTCACCGGTGCCGCCGGAGCGTACGGCGGCTACGTGGTCCAGCTCGCCAAGGCCCGCGGCCTGCGCGTCGTCGCGGACTCCTCGCCCGAGGACGAGCCACTCGTACGCCGCCTGGGCGCCGACATGATCGTCGCCCGGGGCGACGGGGTCGCCCTGCGCATCCGGCAGGTGGCGCCCGACGGTGTGGACGCCGTCGCCGACGGTGCGGTCATCGGCACACCCGTCCTGCCGGCGATCCGTGACGGGGGCGCGATCGCGGTGGTACGCGGTTTCGAGGGCGAGACCGAGCGCGGGATCACCGTCCACCCGGTCTGGGTCAGCGAGTACGCACGTGAGTGGGACAAGCTCGATGAGCTGCGACGTCTCGCCGGAACCGGCGACGTCACCCTCCGCGTCGCACACACCTACCCGCCGGAGAACGCCCCCGACGCCCACCGCGCCCTGGAGGCAGGCGGAATCCGAGGCCGCCTGGTGATCATGTTCGACTAG
- a CDS encoding MDR family MFS transporter, whose translation MTTTERADRLDPALLKLALILVVGAMAPLLDSTIVNVAINALGRDLHTSLAAVQWVITGYLLALAMAIPATGWLVERFGAKRMWMISLVVFLAGSMLCGAAWNTGSLIAFRVLQGAGGGLMLPIMQTLLLRAAGGRRLGRLMGTITIPALVGPILGPVIGGLIVGGASWRWIFYVNVPVCALALVLAWRGLPPDGSRDRGHRLDLLGLVLLSPALASVIYGLSQVGVRGSFAHPAVIAPLALGVALLAAFVTHALRSDEPVVDLRLFRVRSFAASSTLLFLSGLSMFGAMLLLPLYYQQVRGQGVVAAGLLLAPQGLGSLLTRGPLGTLIDRVGPRPVVLAGTVLTALGTLAYTQAGPHTSELLLAASLVVRGAGLSGATIAVMAAAYQGLAPADIPHASSATRIMQQVGGSFGAAVLAVVLTRQLAGHATGAAAFDRAFWWSLAFTALAVVPALLLPGVHREREARSVVPSRT comes from the coding sequence TTGACCACCACGGAACGAGCCGACCGGCTGGACCCGGCGCTGCTGAAGCTCGCGCTGATCCTCGTCGTCGGGGCGATGGCACCACTGCTGGACAGCACGATCGTCAACGTCGCCATCAACGCGCTGGGCCGCGACCTGCACACCTCCCTGGCGGCCGTCCAGTGGGTGATCACCGGCTACCTGCTGGCACTCGCGATGGCGATACCGGCGACGGGATGGCTGGTGGAGCGGTTCGGCGCCAAACGGATGTGGATGATCTCGCTGGTGGTGTTCCTGGCCGGTTCGATGCTGTGCGGGGCGGCGTGGAACACCGGGTCCCTGATCGCCTTCCGGGTGCTCCAGGGAGCCGGTGGCGGGCTGATGCTGCCGATCATGCAGACGCTGCTCCTGCGGGCGGCGGGCGGACGCCGGCTGGGACGCCTGATGGGCACGATCACCATCCCGGCGCTGGTGGGGCCGATCCTCGGCCCGGTCATCGGCGGGCTCATCGTGGGCGGCGCGAGCTGGCGGTGGATCTTCTACGTCAACGTCCCGGTCTGCGCCTTGGCGCTGGTGCTGGCCTGGCGCGGCCTGCCGCCCGACGGCTCCCGCGACCGGGGTCACCGCCTCGACCTGCTCGGCCTCGTGCTGCTGTCCCCCGCCCTGGCCTCGGTCATCTACGGGCTTTCGCAGGTGGGCGTCCGCGGCAGTTTCGCCCACCCCGCGGTCATCGCCCCGCTCGCCCTCGGCGTGGCACTGCTGGCGGCCTTCGTCACACACGCGCTGCGCTCGGACGAGCCCGTCGTGGACCTCCGGCTGTTCCGCGTACGGTCGTTCGCGGCCTCCTCGACCCTGCTGTTCCTGTCCGGGCTGTCGATGTTCGGCGCGATGCTGCTGCTGCCGCTGTACTACCAGCAGGTCCGCGGCCAGGGCGTGGTCGCCGCCGGCCTGCTGCTGGCCCCTCAGGGCCTGGGCAGCCTGCTCACCCGCGGACCGCTGGGGACGCTCATCGACCGCGTCGGGCCGCGGCCGGTGGTCCTCGCCGGCACCGTGCTCACCGCGCTGGGAACGCTCGCGTACACCCAGGCGGGCCCGCACACCAGCGAGCTCCTGCTGGCCGCCTCACTCGTCGTACGCGGCGCCGGCCTGAGCGGCGCGACGATCGCCGTGATGGCCGCCGCGTACCAGGGCCTGGCCCCGGCCGACATCCCGCACGCCAGCAGCGCAACCCGGATCATGCAGCAGGTCGGCGGGTCGTTCGGCGCCGCGGTACTCGCCGTCGTGCTGACACGACAGCTGGCCGGCCACGCCACCGGCGCCGCGGCGTTCGACCGGGCGTTCTGGTGGTCACTGGCCTTCACCGCGCTCGCCGTCGTCCCCGCACTCCTGCTGCCAGGCGTCCACCGTGAACGGGAGGCGCGTTCGGTCGTCCCTAGTCGAACATGA
- a CDS encoding TetR/AcrR family transcriptional regulator, with translation MSSEGDGARATRRRGTELEAAILRATWDELTAVGYARLSMEGVAERAQTGKQVLYRRWRNRAELVLAAARHRFTAIADDIPDTGDLREDVLALLRRMVRRFSDFGPDLVHGLMAEAGDLGPEVREIMTGVMGTILERAARRGEIRIEAVNRRITTLPADLLRHEMLLTKDPIPEAAIIEIVDEVFLPLIRARGERPPV, from the coding sequence TTGAGCTCCGAGGGAGACGGCGCCAGGGCGACGCGCCGGCGCGGCACCGAGCTCGAGGCCGCGATCCTGCGTGCCACCTGGGACGAGCTGACAGCCGTCGGCTACGCGCGCCTCAGCATGGAGGGCGTCGCCGAGCGGGCACAGACCGGCAAGCAGGTCCTGTACCGCCGATGGCGCAACCGGGCCGAGCTCGTGCTGGCCGCCGCGCGCCACCGCTTCACGGCCATCGCCGACGACATCCCCGACACCGGGGACCTGCGCGAAGACGTCCTCGCCCTGCTACGGCGCATGGTCCGGCGTTTCTCCGACTTCGGCCCGGACCTCGTTCACGGCCTGATGGCCGAGGCCGGCGACCTCGGCCCGGAGGTCCGGGAGATCATGACCGGCGTGATGGGCACCATCCTCGAACGCGCGGCCCGCCGCGGCGAGATCCGGATCGAGGCCGTCAACCGGCGGATCACCACCCTCCCGGCCGATCTCCTCCGCCACGAGATGCTGCTCACCAAGGACCCGATCCCGGAGGCCGCGATCATCGAGATCGTCGACGAGGTCTTCCTCCCGCTGATCCGCGCGCGCGGCGAGCGACCCCCCGTATAG
- a CDS encoding LOG family protein, translating into MLPPNDHEIETLEEFDRVAAAGSLRGHRVQSVDLTTRTPVLLSADTAEAVFLGCPMEPAAAAHVRSNGALVFPPVPDVPLDPYRGRLYSPESLYEGLADGYPATPDARAYDWFLRTRGRGDIFASMLRGIHDDAVSDAFDELLDGERVVGVMGGHAMERGTDAYAGAARLGRALARTGLMVATGGGPGAMEAANLGAYAAPFDEPMLTDALDALAKVASFRPSVTDWALAGFDVRDRWPGGGTSVGVPTWFYGHEPSNVFAPHIAKYFANATREDGLLARCDAGVVFLPGAAGTVQEIFDTTTPNYYESGGAPRPMVLVDHAHWTRTLPAWPLLRALARGRTMASRIALVDSIDEAPEALARLSGA; encoded by the coding sequence GTGCTGCCACCGAACGACCACGAGATCGAGACCCTGGAGGAGTTCGACCGCGTCGCCGCGGCCGGCTCCCTGCGCGGACACCGCGTCCAGTCCGTCGACCTGACGACCCGTACCCCGGTCCTGCTGTCGGCCGACACCGCCGAGGCGGTCTTCCTCGGCTGCCCGATGGAGCCGGCGGCCGCCGCCCATGTCCGCTCGAACGGCGCGCTCGTCTTCCCGCCCGTCCCGGACGTGCCCCTCGACCCCTACCGCGGCCGTCTCTACAGCCCCGAGTCGCTCTACGAGGGACTCGCCGACGGCTACCCGGCGACGCCCGACGCCCGCGCGTACGACTGGTTCCTGCGCACCCGCGGCAGGGGCGACATCTTCGCCTCGATGCTTCGTGGCATCCACGACGACGCCGTCTCCGACGCCTTCGACGAACTCCTCGACGGCGAGCGCGTCGTCGGGGTCATGGGCGGTCACGCGATGGAACGCGGCACAGACGCGTACGCGGGCGCCGCCCGGCTGGGCCGTGCCCTGGCACGTACGGGACTCATGGTGGCCACCGGCGGCGGCCCCGGCGCGATGGAGGCGGCCAACCTGGGCGCCTACGCGGCTCCCTTCGACGAGCCGATGCTGACGGACGCGCTGGACGCCCTGGCCAAGGTCGCCTCCTTCCGGCCCTCCGTCACCGACTGGGCCCTGGCCGGCTTCGACGTACGCGACCGCTGGCCCGGCGGAGGCACCTCCGTGGGCGTGCCGACGTGGTTCTACGGCCATGAGCCGTCGAACGTCTTCGCGCCCCACATCGCGAAGTACTTCGCCAACGCCACACGGGAGGACGGCCTGCTGGCGCGCTGTGACGCGGGCGTCGTCTTCCTGCCGGGCGCGGCGGGCACCGTGCAGGAGATCTTCGACACCACCACGCCGAACTACTACGAGTCGGGCGGCGCACCACGTCCCATGGTCCTGGTCGACCACGCCCACTGGACCCGCACCCTGCCCGCGTGGCCGCTCCTGCGGGCCCTGGCGCGGGGCCGCACCATGGCCTCGCGCATCGCCCTGGTCGACTCGATCGACGAGGCCCCGGAGGCACTGGCACGCCTTTCCGGCGCCTAG
- a CDS encoding flavoprotein, whose translation MTDDPYRGVLYVVVCAAPAASDAETLVRLARDAGWRVCVVTSPMGRRFVDTERLSALTGTPVRSDFRMPDEPNELPVADAVIVAPATFNTINKWANGIADTFVVGLLCELTGFGLPIVAAPLLKDALARHAAFAPNLEALRAMGVRVLFDPAASPGARMPPWEEILTELHTLLDG comes from the coding sequence GTGACCGATGACCCGTACCGGGGGGTCCTGTACGTCGTCGTCTGCGCGGCTCCGGCCGCCTCGGACGCCGAGACGCTCGTCAGGCTCGCGCGGGATGCCGGGTGGAGGGTCTGCGTGGTCACCTCGCCGATGGGCCGGCGTTTCGTCGATACGGAGCGGCTCTCCGCGCTGACCGGTACGCCCGTGCGGAGTGACTTCCGGATGCCGGACGAGCCGAACGAATTACCCGTGGCCGACGCCGTGATCGTGGCCCCGGCCACGTTCAACACGATCAACAAATGGGCGAACGGCATCGCCGACACGTTCGTGGTCGGGCTGCTGTGCGAGCTGACCGGCTTCGGGCTGCCGATCGTGGCGGCGCCGCTGCTGAAGGACGCCCTGGCGCGCCATGCCGCCTTTGCCCCCAATCTGGAGGCGCTCCGCGCGATGGGAGTGCGGGTGCTGTTCGATCCGGCGGCCTCACCCGGCGCCCGTATGCCACCCTGGGAGGAGATCCTCACCGAGCTTCACACACTGCTGGACGGTTGA
- a CDS encoding helix-turn-helix domain-containing protein: MPLDARKEIGRRIARQRRRRGLSQAVLAQLVGRSESWLSQVERGHRSVDRHSVLVRLAEILGVEVSRLIPGETAAEVVRYEPVAAIREAMTHYGALPRVVHGRVSTGRRPPLRWLSHEMRRANGLYQAARYDEAGRLLPGLIDAVEEARSSCAPADRRAADTVRALVYHSATMTLSRVGEAELAWTAADRAVAAAEAAERPLLAAVSAYRLGYVLIRLRRAEQAEDLLLRTADALAASSRRARPPALSVHGGLYLAAAAAAAARFDGAGTARHLEAAQELAGRLGGDRNDFWSAFGPTNVAIHEVSAAVAFGDADSALRRGESLDVDRLGPGLLGRRAQVLLDLARAYGLRRKDAAAVNTLLRAEQVSPELVRYDSRTNELLTELVRREHRVSTPELRGLAHRAGVL; this comes from the coding sequence ATGCCGTTGGACGCGCGTAAAGAGATCGGCCGCCGCATCGCGCGCCAAAGGCGCCGGCGCGGCCTGAGCCAGGCCGTCCTGGCCCAGCTCGTCGGCCGCTCGGAGAGCTGGTTGAGCCAGGTGGAGCGCGGGCACCGCTCGGTCGACAGGCATTCGGTGCTCGTCCGGCTCGCCGAGATCCTCGGAGTCGAGGTGAGCCGGCTCATCCCCGGCGAGACGGCGGCGGAGGTGGTGAGGTACGAGCCGGTCGCGGCCATCCGCGAGGCGATGACGCACTACGGAGCCCTTCCCCGCGTCGTCCACGGGCGTGTCTCCACGGGCCGCCGGCCGCCGCTGCGATGGCTGAGCCACGAGATGCGGCGGGCCAACGGTCTCTACCAGGCGGCACGGTACGACGAGGCCGGGCGGCTGTTACCCGGTCTGATCGACGCCGTCGAGGAGGCCCGCTCGTCATGTGCCCCCGCGGACCGCCGGGCGGCCGACACCGTACGCGCGCTCGTCTACCACTCGGCGACGATGACGCTCAGCCGTGTCGGGGAGGCCGAGCTCGCCTGGACGGCGGCCGACCGGGCGGTGGCCGCCGCCGAGGCCGCCGAGCGTCCCCTCCTCGCCGCCGTGAGCGCCTACCGGCTCGGTTACGTCCTCATCCGTCTCAGGCGGGCGGAACAGGCGGAAGACCTTCTGCTGCGTACGGCCGACGCCCTCGCGGCGTCGTCACGTCGCGCCAGGCCACCCGCGCTGTCCGTGCACGGCGGGCTCTACCTGGCCGCCGCGGCCGCGGCGGCGGCACGCTTCGACGGTGCGGGCACCGCGCGGCACCTGGAGGCGGCGCAGGAGCTCGCCGGGCGGCTCGGCGGCGACCGTAACGACTTCTGGTCCGCCTTCGGCCCGACCAATGTCGCCATCCACGAGGTCTCGGCCGCGGTCGCCTTCGGAGACGCGGACTCGGCACTGAGACGCGGCGAGTCCCTGGACGTCGATCGCCTCGGGCCCGGCCTGCTCGGCCGCCGTGCCCAGGTGCTCCTTGACCTCGCGCGCGCGTACGGTCTGCGGCGTAAGGACGCGGCGGCGGTCAACACGCTCCTGAGAGCCGAGCAGGTATCGCCCGAGCTCGTCCGCTACGACTCGCGCACCAACGAGCTGCTCACCGAGCTCGTGCGGCGCGAACACCGGGTCAGCACCCCGGAGCTCCGCGGCCTCGCCCACCGGGCGGGAGTCCTCTGA
- a CDS encoding histidine phosphatase family protein, which yields MTIRLVMITHAPTAATRESRFPSDDPLDARGAESAAGARGALRRFDRVLRGPERRCGETAAGLGLDALVDPSLADLDLGAWRGRTLSELEASQAMELGTWLTDPDAAPHGGESLSSLMDRVAGWLGGLSAERARIAAITHPAVARAAVLQTLGAPLSRFWRLDSAPLTQTWLTHHGGRWQLRETGHPLTADDDA from the coding sequence ATGACGATTCGCCTGGTCATGATCACCCACGCGCCCACCGCGGCGACGCGGGAGTCCCGCTTCCCCTCCGACGACCCCCTCGACGCACGCGGCGCGGAGAGCGCGGCGGGTGCCCGGGGGGCGTTGCGCCGCTTCGACCGGGTGCTGCGGGGCCCGGAACGACGTTGCGGCGAGACGGCCGCGGGGCTTGGCCTGGACGCGCTCGTGGATCCTTCACTGGCCGATCTGGACCTGGGAGCGTGGCGCGGCCGTACGCTTTCTGAGCTGGAGGCGTCCCAGGCGATGGAGCTCGGCACGTGGCTGACCGACCCGGACGCGGCGCCGCACGGAGGCGAGTCGCTGTCCTCGCTGATGGACCGGGTGGCGGGCTGGCTGGGCGGGCTGTCTGCCGAGCGGGCACGGATCGCCGCCATCACCCATCCCGCGGTCGCGCGCGCCGCCGTACTTCAGACGCTCGGCGCCCCGCTGAGCCGCTTCTGGCGCCTCGACTCAGCGCCCCTGACCCAGACCTGGCTGACCCACCACGGCGGCCGCTGGCAGCTCCGCGAGACCGGCCACCCCCTCACCGCGGACGACGACGCCTGA
- a CDS encoding CbtB domain-containing protein, which produces MTMSTLPTTRSTPVVVPKARAALWLFGTVAFCLGVYYFIGVDQGATSVFGNNMYIHEFVHDARHFLGFPCH; this is translated from the coding sequence ATGACGATGTCCACTCTGCCCACCACCCGCTCCACGCCGGTCGTCGTACCCAAGGCGCGGGCGGCGCTCTGGCTCTTCGGCACCGTCGCCTTCTGCCTCGGGGTGTACTACTTCATCGGCGTCGACCAGGGTGCGACCTCGGTCTTCGGCAACAACATGTACATCCACGAGTTCGTCCACGACGCCCGGCACTTCCTCGGCTTCCCCTGCCACTAG
- a CDS encoding uracil-xanthine permease family protein, translated as MTPSTESTAPHDRPRTAPVFDVGIDERVPVPGAIGLGVQNILGMAGLLIFPALIGTAFKLSPADVAYLYGVTFMTSGLVVILQSVFLLRLPIVQGPYAGSLAALLAVGHAKGGSLGSAFGSMVVAGMIWCVLALPLRRFGLITQLSRFVRDPIISAVIVLILATQLTSTALPNWLGTPQSPGFPSVNLVAGGVGAVLVIALTVLPRGRLLRRLAVLVAVVAGTIVYAIFEPTSFGEVGRNVGVVVPKFFPFGFAVHGDLVLIFFITLFPAIVESIATYDIVAGWGGQDLSGYRVSQGVFGEVLGSTIGAIFGGMSTLAYPDNIGLLRATRVGSRYVTLTTGIILLALGGLEPFDRLLEAVPLPVLAAVGTVLFGVLFASAIDVLGGVRWTRENLMLGGVPFITAIGGLFIPEPTLQAMPMVMRLIFVQPMILGTVLLIVLKAAFGLRRLRDRDLEDRVMGRAEPADTTA; from the coding sequence ATGACCCCCAGCACCGAAAGCACGGCCCCCCACGACCGGCCCCGTACGGCGCCGGTGTTCGACGTCGGCATCGACGAGCGTGTGCCGGTTCCCGGTGCGATCGGCCTGGGCGTGCAGAACATCCTGGGCATGGCCGGACTCCTGATCTTTCCGGCGCTGATCGGCACGGCGTTCAAGCTGTCCCCCGCCGACGTCGCCTACCTGTACGGGGTCACCTTCATGACCTCCGGCCTGGTGGTGATCCTGCAGTCGGTGTTCCTGCTGCGGCTGCCGATCGTCCAGGGGCCGTACGCGGGCTCGCTCGCCGCGCTGCTGGCGGTCGGCCACGCCAAGGGCGGAAGCCTCGGCTCGGCGTTCGGCTCGATGGTGGTGGCGGGCATGATCTGGTGTGTGCTCGCCCTGCCGCTCAGGCGGTTCGGGCTGATCACGCAGCTGAGCCGGTTCGTCCGCGATCCGATCATCTCGGCCGTCATCGTCTTGATCCTGGCCACCCAGCTGACGAGTACCGCCCTGCCGAACTGGCTCGGAACGCCGCAGAGCCCGGGCTTTCCCAGCGTCAACCTGGTCGCGGGTGGCGTCGGCGCGGTGCTGGTCATCGCCCTGACGGTGCTGCCGCGGGGGCGGCTCCTGCGCCGGCTCGCGGTCCTGGTCGCGGTCGTGGCCGGGACCATCGTGTACGCGATCTTCGAGCCCACCTCGTTCGGCGAGGTCGGGCGGAACGTGGGCGTGGTCGTGCCCAAGTTCTTCCCGTTCGGCTTCGCCGTCCACGGTGACCTGGTGCTGATCTTCTTCATCACGCTGTTCCCGGCGATCGTCGAGAGCATCGCGACGTACGACATCGTGGCCGGCTGGGGCGGGCAGGACCTGTCCGGGTACCGCGTGTCGCAGGGGGTCTTCGGCGAGGTCCTGGGCAGCACGATCGGCGCGATCTTCGGCGGGATGTCGACGCTGGCGTACCCGGACAACATCGGCCTGCTCCGCGCGACCCGGGTGGGCTCGCGGTACGTCACGCTGACGACCGGGATCATCCTGCTCGCCCTCGGCGGCCTCGAACCCTTCGACCGGTTGCTGGAGGCGGTGCCGCTGCCGGTCCTCGCGGCCGTGGGGACGGTCCTGTTCGGAGTGCTGTTCGCGAGCGCGATCGACGTCCTGGGCGGCGTGCGGTGGACGCGCGAGAACCTCATGCTCGGCGGCGTCCCGTTCATCACCGCGATCGGCGGCCTGTTCATCCCCGAGCCGACGCTGCAGGCGATGCCGATGGTGATGCGGCTGATCTTCGTTCAGCCGATGATCCTCGGGACCGTGCTGCTCATCGTCTTGAAGGCGGCCTTCGGCCTGCGGCGGCTGCGGGACCGTGACCTGGAGGACCGGGTCATGGGCCGCGCGGAGCCGGCCGACACGACGGCGTAG
- a CDS encoding class I SAM-dependent methyltransferase: MKDVVPGPAGHRDRDRWNAKYAERTRPSFAAHRLAVRALSLPLPEGPVLDLACGTSGSALLAAARGHRVVAVDLSEVALGLLGEEAARRGLGDLVTLVHADLRSWRPRPSGCSLVLCTGYWDRELFASAAEAVRPGGALVWEALTLEARRERPHLPAAWCLGPDEPASLLPAGFTVADALPPSATKRGILAQRT, translated from the coding sequence ATGAAGGACGTCGTGCCGGGACCGGCCGGTCACCGGGACAGGGACAGGTGGAACGCGAAGTACGCAGAGCGCACCCGTCCCTCTTTCGCCGCCCACCGGCTCGCGGTACGCGCGCTGTCCCTGCCGCTGCCGGAGGGACCGGTCCTCGACCTGGCGTGCGGGACGTCGGGCAGCGCGCTGCTGGCCGCCGCACGCGGACACCGCGTGGTCGCGGTGGACCTGTCGGAGGTGGCGCTCGGCCTGCTCGGCGAGGAGGCGGCCCGCCGGGGGCTGGGCGACCTGGTCACGCTCGTCCATGCCGACCTGCGGTCGTGGCGGCCACGGCCGTCCGGCTGTTCGCTCGTGCTGTGCACCGGGTACTGGGACCGGGAGCTGTTCGCCTCGGCCGCGGAGGCGGTGCGGCCCGGTGGCGCGCTGGTCTGGGAGGCACTCACCCTGGAGGCGCGGCGGGAACGGCCGCACCTTCCCGCCGCATGGTGCCTGGGGCCGGATGAGCCGGCGTCCCTGCTCCCGGCCGGCTTCACCGTCGCCGACGCCCTGCCGCCCAGCGCCACCAAGCGGGGGATCCTGGCCCAGCGGACCTGA
- a CDS encoding GH1 family beta-glucosidase produces MRAAVTEPEGQLVYDLTSLPADFAWGVATAAYQIEGAVKEDGRSPSIWDTFSHTPGKIDGDDTGDVACDHYHRWPEDIALMKELGVDSYRFSIAWPRVVPGGDGPVNPDGLAFYDRLVDGLLEAGITPYPTLYHWDLPQVLQDRGGWASRETAEHFAAYASHVAAALGDRVTEWATLNEPLCSAWIGHLEGKMAPGLTDIAVAVPASYHLLLGHGLATQAIRANAPHARVGIVNNLGYAEPASDSEADVAAARRADGHTIRWWLDPVHGRGFPADMVEVYGVDLPERPGDLETIAAPLDWLGLNYYFPTTIADDPAGPPPFIREVQHPGVRRTAMDWEIRDEGLETLLMRLTEDYGAQRIHVTENGSAWPDVVGPDGEVDDPERVRYLEEHLAACARAVRRGAPLAGYFAWSLLDNFEWAYGYDKRFGLVYVDYETQQRIIKGSGRRYGDLIRAHRRNGERAA; encoded by the coding sequence GTGAGGGCAGCGGTCACCGAACCGGAAGGGCAGCTCGTGTACGACCTCACCTCTCTCCCAGCGGACTTCGCCTGGGGTGTGGCCACCGCCGCATACCAGATCGAAGGCGCCGTAAAGGAGGACGGCCGATCGCCGTCCATCTGGGACACGTTCTCGCACACCCCCGGAAAGATCGACGGGGACGACACCGGCGACGTCGCCTGCGATCACTACCACCGATGGCCCGAGGACATCGCGCTCATGAAAGAGCTCGGCGTCGACTCGTACCGCTTCTCCATCGCCTGGCCGCGGGTCGTCCCCGGCGGTGACGGCCCGGTCAACCCGGACGGCCTCGCCTTCTACGACCGGCTCGTCGACGGCCTCCTCGAGGCCGGCATCACGCCCTACCCGACGCTGTACCACTGGGACCTGCCGCAGGTGCTCCAGGACCGCGGCGGCTGGGCTTCGCGTGAGACGGCCGAGCACTTCGCGGCGTACGCCTCCCATGTCGCCGCGGCGCTGGGCGACCGGGTCACCGAGTGGGCCACCCTCAACGAGCCGCTGTGCTCGGCGTGGATCGGCCACCTCGAAGGGAAGATGGCGCCGGGCCTGACCGACATCGCGGTCGCGGTGCCCGCGTCATACCACCTGCTGCTCGGCCACGGCCTCGCCACGCAGGCCATCCGCGCCAACGCCCCGCACGCGCGGGTCGGCATCGTCAACAACCTGGGCTACGCGGAGCCGGCGTCGGACTCGGAGGCCGACGTCGCCGCCGCACGGCGCGCCGACGGCCACACGATCCGCTGGTGGCTCGACCCGGTCCACGGCCGCGGCTTCCCGGCCGACATGGTCGAGGTCTACGGCGTCGACCTGCCCGAGCGTCCCGGGGACCTGGAGACGATCGCCGCGCCGCTCGACTGGCTGGGGCTCAACTACTACTTCCCCACCACCATCGCCGACGACCCGGCCGGGCCGCCGCCCTTCATCCGCGAGGTGCAGCACCCCGGCGTACGCCGCACCGCGATGGACTGGGAGATCCGCGACGAGGGCCTCGAAACCCTGCTGATGCGGCTCACCGAGGACTACGGCGCGCAGCGGATCCACGTGACCGAGAACGGTTCGGCCTGGCCGGACGTCGTCGGCCCCGACGGGGAGGTGGACGACCCCGAGCGGGTCCGCTACCTGGAGGAGCACCTGGCCGCCTGCGCACGCGCGGTACGCCGGGGCGCACCGCTGGCCGGGTACTTCGCCTGGTCCCTGCTGGACAACTTCGAGTGGGCGTACGGGTACGACAAGCGCTTCGGGCTCGTCTACGTCGACTACGAGACGCAGCAGCGGATCATCAAGGGCAGCGGCCGGCGGTACGGAGACCTCATCCGCGCCCACCGCCGCAACGGTGAGCGCGCCGCCTGA